In Planifilum fimeticola, one DNA window encodes the following:
- a CDS encoding MFS transporter → MSRSRGHAEPFVIAIFVIALDIALMAPLLKTLSGDFGITHRWSAWVIALYLAVFSFALPFAESWMRSIDSRRLFSVSLQLLAIGSVVGAVAPAWLLLLVGRTLQALGASGVVPVMSQGLRQSRRPLLVRTGGLLSVLLIAAPLLSAFLNRQLGWRWVFAAFLPLILLLFLIARRLPAPSPSRLQRLESGSTFFFLGSLLFAMIAVTRMEPLAGWEEMLHPEVFPYWILSVGLIVPLIMVEKRVDHPLFIPRAANRSFIFVQMMAAISGMCLMVPVIIPGWITPLFPDTLEMGGIGLAAVAAAVGGSIPLAGWIAGRWGSRMVLAAGFFTLSLASFILGVSKNFALLFPALLLLGGGIGLIMSAPLHDLLFGRLPLRRVRTGLVVLGMFRAAGGALGLLLITRLIDERNFQAGEALMLVTAASLAGYFLALLLPGCRTDRERR, encoded by the coding sequence ATGTCTCGGAGTAGGGGGCACGCCGAACCCTTCGTCATCGCGATTTTTGTGATCGCCTTGGATATAGCCCTGATGGCCCCTCTGCTGAAGACCCTGTCGGGGGACTTCGGCATCACCCATCGTTGGTCGGCCTGGGTGATCGCTCTGTATCTGGCCGTGTTTTCCTTTGCGTTGCCCTTTGCGGAGAGTTGGATGCGGAGCATCGATAGCCGGCGCCTTTTTTCGGTTTCTCTGCAGCTTTTGGCGATCGGGTCGGTGGTGGGTGCGGTGGCTCCAGCGTGGCTGTTGCTCCTGGTCGGGCGGACTTTGCAGGCGCTGGGGGCGAGCGGCGTGGTTCCGGTGATGTCGCAGGGGCTTCGTCAATCCAGACGGCCGTTGCTGGTCCGGACAGGAGGACTGTTGTCCGTACTGTTGATCGCCGCCCCCCTTCTGTCCGCCTTCCTCAACAGGCAATTGGGGTGGCGCTGGGTTTTTGCCGCCTTTCTCCCGCTGATTCTTCTTCTCTTTCTCATCGCCCGGCGACTTCCCGCACCCTCCCCGTCCCGGCTGCAACGATTGGAATCGGGAAGCACTTTTTTCTTTTTGGGTTCCCTTCTCTTTGCGATGATCGCCGTTACGCGCATGGAGCCGCTCGCCGGTTGGGAGGAGATGCTCCATCCCGAGGTTTTTCCCTATTGGATTTTGTCCGTCGGATTGATCGTGCCCCTGATCATGGTGGAAAAACGGGTGGATCATCCGCTCTTTATTCCCAGAGCGGCCAACCGGAGTTTCATCTTCGTCCAGATGATGGCGGCCATTTCGGGAATGTGCCTGATGGTGCCCGTGATCATTCCGGGATGGATCACCCCCCTGTTTCCGGATACGCTGGAGATGGGAGGGATCGGCCTGGCTGCCGTGGCAGCGGCGGTCGGGGGGAGCATTCCCCTCGCCGGGTGGATCGCGGGTCGATGGGGATCCCGGATGGTGCTCGCCGCCGGCTTCTTCACCCTGTCTCTCGCTTCCTTTATTCTGGGCGTATCCAAAAACTTCGCCCTGTTGTTCCCCGCTCTGCTTCTGCTGGGCGGGGGAATCGGTCTGATCATGTCCGCTCCTCTGCACGACCTCTTGTTCGGTCGGTTGCCCCTTCGGCGCGTGAGGACGGGCCTGGTGGTGTTGGGCATGTTCCGGGCGGCGGGGGGAGCCCTCGGTCTCCTGTTGATCACCCGGTTGATCGACGAGCGGAACTTCCAGGCCGGAGAAGCGCTGATGCTGGTGACGGCGGCATCCCTCGCCGGGTACTTCCTCGCCCTGCTTCTGCCCGGATGTCGCACCGACCGCGAGAGGCGGTGA
- a CDS encoding ketopantoate reductase family protein — translation MRIAVWGGGSLGLLWTARLTPLFPEAVLLVRTEKQRDWIRERGILLTRPSGEKERIPAAVRWIGEVVNESFDCLFIMVKQRDLREVAESLTAFSRPPSLVLLWQNGLGQDGPFGSVLPPGVLCGAVTTEGALREGPGEVRHTGEGTTWIGPFSEELAHPGIAAKLMGKLKDAGISIEWENRIVRRIWEKVMVNCAINPLTALLRIPNGGLLHSDDARFLMKSIVEEAVSVARAEGIALEAEDMLKRAEEVCRKTAVNRSSMLQDVERGRLTEIDWINGEVVRRGARAGIETPVNQTLVRLIHLLEMRRDPDECPPAGSSPS, via the coding sequence TTGCGCATTGCCGTATGGGGAGGCGGTTCCCTCGGATTGCTGTGGACTGCGAGACTTACTCCCTTGTTTCCGGAGGCGGTGCTCTTGGTCCGGACCGAGAAGCAGCGGGACTGGATCCGGGAGCGGGGGATTCTCCTCACCCGTCCCTCGGGTGAAAAAGAAAGAATTCCCGCTGCTGTCCGGTGGATCGGAGAGGTCGTCAACGAATCCTTCGACTGCCTGTTCATCATGGTGAAACAGCGGGACCTGCGGGAGGTGGCCGAAAGCCTGACCGCATTTTCCCGCCCTCCTTCCTTGGTGCTCTTGTGGCAGAACGGTCTGGGGCAGGATGGGCCTTTTGGCTCCGTTCTCCCCCCGGGGGTGCTCTGCGGGGCGGTGACCACGGAAGGAGCCCTTCGCGAGGGGCCCGGGGAGGTGCGGCACACGGGGGAAGGCACGACGTGGATCGGCCCCTTTTCAGAGGAGCTCGCCCACCCCGGGATCGCTGCCAAGCTCATGGGAAAATTGAAGGACGCGGGGATTTCCATCGAATGGGAGAACCGGATCGTTCGAAGAATATGGGAAAAGGTGATGGTCAATTGCGCGATCAACCCGCTCACGGCTTTGCTCCGGATTCCGAACGGCGGATTGCTCCACAGCGACGACGCCCGGTTTCTGATGAAGTCCATCGTGGAAGAGGCGGTGTCGGTGGCCCGCGCCGAGGGAATCGCGTTGGAGGCGGAGGACATGTTGAAGCGGGCGGAGGAGGTTTGCCGCAAGACGGCTGTCAACCGTTCGTCCATGCTGCAGGATGTGGAGAGGGGACGGTTGACGGAAATCGACTGGATCAACGGCGAGGTGGTCCGCCGCGGGGCGCGCGCGGGGATCGAAACACCGGTGAACCAGACCCTGGTCCGGCTGATTCACCTGCTGGAGATGCGACGCGATCCGGACGAATGTCCGCCCGCGGGGAGCTCGCCGTCATGA
- a CDS encoding acyl-CoA carboxylase subunit beta, with product MEESTIRKWEEQTERIKRGGAPKYHEKLEKQNKLFVRRRLELLFDQDMELEDGLFANALAEGLPADGVVTGIGRINGRPVCVMANDSTVKAGSWGARTVEKIIRIQETAERLRIPMVYMVDSAGARITDQVEMFPGRRGAGRIFYNQVKLSGVVPQVCVLFGPSAAGGAYIPAFCDVVIMVDNNASMYLGSPRMAEMVIGEKVSLEEMGGARMHCSVSGCGDFLAKDEEEAISLARRYLSYFPANYAEKPPVEQGKNPSPSARKISEVVPDNQNVPFDMLQVIEAIVDEGTFFEVKKLFARELITGFARLDGRPVGIIANQSKVKGGVLFVDSADKAARFITLCDAFHIPLLFLADVPGFMIGTQVERAGIIRHGAKMIAAMSEATVPKISVVVRKAYGAGLYAMAGPAFEPDCCLALPTAQIAVMGPEAAVNAVYRNKIEELSEPERTKFVMEKREEYKKDIDIYRLAHELIVDDIVHPDRLRDELIRRLEAYSSKQKIFSERKHPVYPV from the coding sequence ATGGAAGAATCCACAATCAGAAAATGGGAGGAGCAGACCGAAAGGATCAAGCGGGGCGGCGCTCCGAAATACCATGAAAAGCTGGAAAAGCAGAACAAGCTGTTCGTCCGGCGTCGGTTGGAGCTCCTCTTTGATCAGGATATGGAATTGGAGGACGGGTTGTTTGCCAACGCCCTGGCCGAAGGTCTGCCGGCGGACGGGGTGGTGACGGGAATCGGGCGCATCAACGGTCGTCCGGTCTGCGTCATGGCCAACGATTCGACGGTGAAGGCGGGTTCCTGGGGCGCGCGCACCGTTGAAAAGATCATTCGCATTCAGGAAACGGCGGAGCGCCTGCGCATCCCGATGGTCTACATGGTGGATTCCGCGGGAGCCCGCATCACCGACCAGGTGGAGATGTTTCCTGGCCGCCGCGGAGCGGGACGCATCTTTTACAACCAGGTGAAGCTTTCCGGGGTGGTTCCCCAGGTGTGCGTGCTGTTCGGGCCGTCCGCCGCCGGCGGAGCTTATATCCCCGCCTTCTGCGACGTGGTGATCATGGTGGACAATAACGCCAGCATGTATCTCGGTTCTCCTCGGATGGCGGAGATGGTGATCGGCGAAAAAGTGAGCCTGGAGGAAATGGGCGGCGCGCGCATGCACTGCAGTGTCAGCGGGTGCGGCGACTTTCTGGCGAAGGACGAGGAGGAAGCCATCTCCCTCGCTCGCCGCTATCTCTCCTATTTTCCGGCGAACTATGCGGAAAAGCCCCCGGTGGAGCAGGGGAAAAACCCCTCGCCTTCGGCGCGCAAAATATCGGAGGTCGTGCCGGACAATCAAAACGTTCCCTTCGACATGCTGCAGGTGATCGAGGCGATCGTGGACGAGGGTACCTTTTTCGAGGTCAAGAAGCTCTTCGCCCGGGAACTGATCACGGGATTTGCCCGTTTGGACGGCCGTCCCGTCGGCATCATCGCCAACCAGTCGAAGGTGAAGGGCGGGGTGCTGTTCGTCGACTCCGCCGACAAGGCGGCCCGGTTCATCACCCTGTGTGATGCTTTCCACATCCCCCTTCTGTTCCTGGCCGATGTTCCGGGATTCATGATCGGCACCCAGGTGGAGCGGGCCGGGATCATCCGGCACGGGGCGAAGATGATCGCCGCGATGTCGGAGGCCACCGTCCCCAAAATCTCGGTGGTCGTCCGCAAAGCGTACGGTGCCGGCTTGTACGCCATGGCCGGACCGGCCTTCGAACCGGATTGCTGCCTCGCGCTCCCCACCGCCCAGATCGCCGTGATGGGACCCGAGGCGGCCGTGAACGCGGTGTACCGGAACAAAATCGAGGAGTTGTCCGAACCGGAACGCACGAAATTTGTGATGGAGAAGCGGGAGGAGTATAAAAAGGACATCGACATCTACCGTTTGGCCCACGAATTGATCGTCGACGACATCGTTCACCCCGATCGGTTGCGCGACGAGTTGATTCGGCGGCTGGAGGCCTATTCGAGCAAGCAGAAAATTTTCAGCGAGAGGAAGCATCCGGTATATCCGGTCTGA
- a CDS encoding enoyl-CoA hydratase encodes MNEVEWERKEGISVITLNRPEVYNALNFETLKELMKIVEELTHSKATRAVIITGAGEKAFCSGADLKERRTFTEDQVRRYIHLIRETFTAIERLPRPVIAAVNGVALGGGMELALACDLRLADERAIFGLTETSLGIIPGAGGTQRLPRIVGKSKAKELIFTARRIDAAEAEKIGLVNHVVPKGEVLDAALEMAAMINENAPLALAQAKFAIDYGMETDLATGLVIETKAYEALIPTKDRLEGLEAFKEKRKPIYRGE; translated from the coding sequence ATGAACGAGGTTGAATGGGAACGGAAGGAAGGCATTTCCGTCATCACCCTGAACCGCCCCGAGGTATACAATGCGCTCAATTTCGAAACGTTGAAGGAATTGATGAAAATCGTGGAGGAATTGACCCATTCCAAAGCCACGCGGGCGGTGATCATCACGGGTGCGGGGGAGAAGGCCTTCTGTTCCGGGGCGGACCTGAAGGAGCGGCGAACCTTTACGGAAGATCAGGTCCGGCGATATATCCACCTGATTCGCGAGACCTTCACGGCGATCGAGCGCCTGCCCCGGCCGGTCATCGCCGCCGTGAACGGCGTCGCCCTGGGCGGCGGGATGGAGCTTGCCTTGGCCTGCGACCTGAGGCTGGCGGATGAGCGGGCGATCTTCGGATTGACGGAAACCTCCCTGGGAATCATACCGGGAGCCGGAGGAACGCAGCGCCTGCCCCGGATCGTCGGAAAGTCCAAGGCGAAGGAACTGATCTTTACCGCTCGCCGGATCGATGCCGCCGAAGCGGAGAAGATCGGTCTGGTCAACCACGTGGTGCCCAAGGGAGAGGTGCTGGATGCCGCCCTCGAGATGGCGGCGATGATCAACGAAAACGCCCCCCTGGCCCTGGCCCAGGCCAAATTTGCCATCGATTACGGGATGGAAACGGATCTGGCCACCGGTTTGGTGATCGAGACCAAGGCCTACGAAGCCCTGATTCCCACCAAGGATCGCCTGGAAGGGCTGGAGGCCTTCAAAGAGAAGCGGAAACCGATCTACCGGGGGGAATAA
- a CDS encoding hydroxymethylglutaryl-CoA lyase: MPEVRIVEVGLRDGLQNEAAILPTEVKREIAEGLIAAGVRDIEATSFVHPRWIPQLADAEELAGSLPRGEGVRYRALVPNRKGLERALATPIDEYAVFMSASETHNRKNINKSIDETFPVLEETVRLARERGKRVRGYVSTVFGCPYEGEVSVAQVAKVCDRLFEMGVYEVSLGDTIGVAHPRQVKEVLRELLKLFPADRLAGHFHDTRGTAQVNAYVALEMGITTLDSSFGGLGGCPYAPGAAGNVATEDLVYMLEGMGVSTGIDLEALCRVSASVQERIGRKLPSKVLQSTLASRRGKGEKKDERG; this comes from the coding sequence ATGCCGGAGGTCCGAATCGTCGAGGTGGGACTCCGCGACGGATTGCAGAATGAAGCGGCCATTCTCCCGACGGAAGTGAAAAGGGAGATCGCCGAGGGATTGATCGCCGCCGGGGTGAGGGATATCGAAGCGACTTCCTTCGTCCATCCCCGGTGGATTCCCCAACTGGCCGACGCTGAGGAGCTTGCCGGGTCCCTTCCCCGGGGGGAGGGCGTCCGTTATCGGGCGCTGGTTCCCAACCGGAAGGGGCTGGAGCGGGCCCTTGCGACCCCGATCGACGAGTACGCGGTGTTTATGTCGGCCAGCGAAACCCACAACCGGAAAAACATAAACAAGAGCATCGACGAAACCTTTCCGGTTTTGGAGGAGACGGTCCGGCTCGCCCGCGAGCGGGGGAAGCGGGTCCGGGGATACGTGTCGACGGTGTTCGGCTGTCCCTATGAGGGGGAAGTTTCCGTGGCTCAGGTGGCGAAGGTGTGCGACCGCCTGTTTGAAATGGGAGTATACGAGGTTTCCCTCGGCGACACGATCGGCGTAGCTCATCCGCGGCAAGTGAAGGAAGTGCTCCGGGAGCTCTTGAAGCTGTTTCCCGCCGACCGATTGGCCGGACATTTCCACGACACCCGGGGAACCGCCCAGGTGAACGCCTATGTCGCTCTGGAGATGGGCATCACCACGCTGGACAGCTCCTTCGGCGGCTTGGGGGGGTGTCCTTACGCACCGGGAGCCGCCGGGAACGTGGCCACCGAAGACCTGGTCTACATGTTGGAGGGCATGGGCGTGTCAACGGGAATCGATCTGGAAGCCCTGTGCCGGGTTAGCGCCTCGGTTCAGGAGCGGATCGGCCGAAAGCTTCCGTCCAAGGTGTTGCAGAGCACCCTGGCATCACGCCGCGGGAAAGGGGAGAAGAAGGATGAACGAGGTTGA
- a CDS encoding acetyl-CoA carboxylase biotin carboxyl carrier protein subunit, which yields MKKIEANMAGTVLQVLVQPGDRVEAGQDVVVLESMKMEVPVQSEISGTVSGVKVETGSFVNEGDVLVELED from the coding sequence GTGAAAAAGATTGAAGCGAACATGGCCGGTACTGTACTTCAGGTGTTGGTGCAGCCCGGGGATCGGGTTGAGGCGGGGCAGGATGTGGTGGTGTTGGAGTCGATGAAGATGGAAGTGCCGGTTCAGTCGGAAATCTCGGGAACCGTGTCCGGCGTGAAGGTGGAGACGGGCTCTTTTGTGAATGAAGGGGACGTGTTGGTCGAGCTGGAGGACTGA
- a CDS encoding acetyl-CoA carboxylase biotin carboxylase subunit, which translates to MALRKILIANRGEIARRIARTCRQRGLAVVAVHSEADRDLPFVREADEAVEIGPPPVAQSYLNMDAILEAARRTGADAVHPGYGLLSENAAFARKVEEAGLVFIGPRPEVIEAMGDKVNARRTMERAGVPVVPGTLEGVSSVEEAAEQAESVGYPLMLKASAGGGGIGMQICRSREELARFFPSAQGRAKAYFGDGTLFLEKYIEHPRHVEVQVAADGKGNVIHLFERECSIQRRNQKIVEESLSPSIHPETRVRLVEAAVRAARSVGYTGVGTVEFLVDAEERIYFLEMNTRLQVEHPVTEMITGLDLVAMQLDIAEGKDLSLSQEEIRPEGHAIEYRICAEDPKTFLPSPGSVELFQPPEGPGIRVDAGIESGNSVTPFYDPLVAKLIVSGSNREEALARSREALAAFRIEGIRTNLPLHRRIVDDPRFIRGKYDTRFLESL; encoded by the coding sequence ATGGCGCTCAGAAAAATATTGATAGCGAACCGTGGTGAAATCGCCAGACGGATCGCCCGCACCTGCCGTCAGCGCGGCCTTGCGGTGGTGGCCGTCCATTCCGAAGCGGATCGGGATTTGCCCTTCGTCCGGGAAGCGGATGAAGCGGTTGAAATCGGTCCGCCTCCGGTTGCGCAGAGCTATCTGAACATGGACGCGATCCTGGAGGCGGCCCGGAGGACCGGCGCCGACGCCGTTCACCCCGGATACGGCCTTCTTTCGGAAAATGCCGCCTTTGCCCGCAAGGTGGAGGAGGCGGGCCTGGTCTTCATCGGCCCGCGCCCCGAAGTGATCGAAGCGATGGGGGACAAGGTGAACGCCCGCAGGACGATGGAACGGGCCGGCGTGCCGGTGGTTCCCGGTACGCTGGAGGGCGTGTCTTCCGTGGAGGAGGCGGCGGAGCAGGCGGAGTCGGTCGGCTATCCGCTGATGCTGAAGGCGAGTGCTGGCGGAGGCGGGATCGGCATGCAGATCTGCCGCTCTCGGGAAGAGCTGGCCCGCTTCTTCCCCTCGGCCCAGGGAAGGGCGAAGGCTTATTTCGGTGACGGAACCCTTTTTTTGGAAAAGTACATCGAACATCCCCGTCACGTGGAGGTCCAAGTGGCCGCCGACGGGAAAGGAAATGTGATTCACCTGTTTGAGCGGGAATGCTCCATCCAGCGCCGCAATCAGAAGATCGTGGAGGAAAGCCTTTCGCCGTCCATACATCCCGAAACCCGCGTGCGATTGGTGGAAGCGGCCGTGCGGGCCGCACGTTCCGTGGGATATACGGGTGTGGGCACGGTGGAGTTTCTGGTGGATGCCGAGGAGCGGATTTACTTTTTGGAGATGAATACCCGTCTGCAGGTGGAGCATCCGGTGACGGAGATGATCACCGGACTGGATCTCGTGGCCATGCAGCTGGACATTGCGGAAGGGAAGGATCTGTCCCTCTCCCAGGAAGAGATCCGGCCCGAAGGACATGCCATCGAGTACCGGATTTGCGCGGAAGATCCCAAAACCTTTCTGCCGTCCCCCGGTTCGGTGGAGCTCTTTCAGCCGCCGGAGGGGCCGGGAATTCGCGTCGATGCCGGGATCGAGTCGGGCAATTCGGTGACGCCCTTTTACGATCCCCTCGTCGCGAAGTTGATTGTAAGCGGTTCAAACCGGGAGGAAGCCCTCGCCCGAAGCCGTGAGGCGCTGGCTGCATTTCGAATCGAGGGCATCCGGACCAATCTCCCCCTTCACCGCAGGATTGTGGATGATCCGCGTTTTATCCGGGGAAAATATGATACCCGTTTTCTGGAAAGCCTTTGA
- a CDS encoding N-acetyltransferase, which produces MDKPKVERLKINYKTLEEFQKFHEYGLQELSMLEDLKANIIENDSNSPFYGIYEDGNLVARISLYRIDAKYDRYFDPPQDYYELWKLEVLPQYRNKGYGSALVRHAQSFGLPVKTNARRRSDPFWIKMGFRPVKYDPIRDRGENPYVWTPPGVGLQE; this is translated from the coding sequence ATGGACAAACCAAAGGTTGAACGACTGAAGATTAATTATAAAACGCTGGAAGAGTTTCAAAAATTCCACGAGTATGGGCTCCAAGAATTGTCCATGTTGGAAGATTTGAAAGCCAACATCATCGAAAACGACAGCAACTCTCCTTTTTACGGGATTTATGAGGACGGAAATCTGGTGGCCCGCATCAGCCTGTACCGGATCGACGCCAAATACGACCGCTATTTCGATCCACCCCAGGACTACTACGAGCTGTGGAAGTTGGAAGTGTTGCCCCAATACCGAAACAAGGGGTACGGAAGCGCCCTGGTTCGCCATGCCCAGAGCTTCGGACTTCCGGTGAAGACCAACGCCCGGCGCCGTTCCGATCCTTTCTGGATCAAAATGGGATTCCGTCCGGTGAAATACGACCCGATCCGGGACCGCGGAGAGAATCCGTACGTATGGACTCCGCCGGGGGTGGGCCTTCAGGAGTGA
- a CDS encoding RsfA family transcriptional regulator has protein sequence MAVKRQDAWTPDDDLVLAEVTLRHIREGSTQLAAFEEVAEKLGRTPAACGFRWNSCVRKKYEAAIQIAKAQRQKRNQTGRSRLSGQLQGDQEALSSLDAIIRYLRRHKNEVAELRKRQKELEKELKQREEKIEQLVKENEEMKNRLDHVETDYQTVNDDYKTLIQIMDRARKLALLEEEQEENKPKFRMEENGNLERVDK, from the coding sequence ATGGCTGTAAAGAGACAGGACGCTTGGACACCCGATGACGATTTGGTGTTGGCGGAGGTGACTCTACGCCATATTCGGGAGGGGAGCACCCAGTTGGCAGCCTTTGAAGAAGTGGCTGAAAAATTGGGCAGGACTCCCGCCGCCTGCGGCTTCCGCTGGAACAGCTGTGTCCGAAAGAAATACGAAGCCGCCATTCAAATCGCCAAAGCTCAACGCCAGAAGCGGAATCAGACCGGGCGATCGCGTCTTTCGGGTCAGTTGCAGGGAGACCAAGAGGCGTTATCCTCCCTGGATGCGATCATCCGCTATTTGAGACGCCACAAAAATGAAGTGGCGGAGTTGCGCAAAAGACAAAAGGAATTGGAGAAGGAACTGAAGCAACGGGAAGAGAAAATTGAACAGCTTGTCAAAGAGAACGAAGAGATGAAAAACCGTCTCGACCATGTGGAGACGGATTATCAGACCGTAAACGACGATTACAAAACCCTGATTCAGATCATGGACCGGGCTCGGAAGTTGGCCTTGTTGGAAGAAGAGCAGGAGGAGAACAAACCGAAATTTCGTATGGAGGAAAACGGAAATCTGGAACGGGTCGACAAATGA
- a CDS encoding enoyl-CoA hydratase/isomerase family protein: METIQLDRHRGIGHIRFHRPEVRNAVNLRMMDELEEVLREWREDDAIKAVMLTGDRHAFVSGGDLSEFHRLTREEEIYPVMARMGRLLLELQDLGKPTIAAVEGTAVGGGCEIAVSCDFRLASDRARFGFIQVRLGITSGWGGGTRLLSLLKRSDALYLLLTGEVIDSETALRIGLVDRVFPNGEEFAGAAWDFAERVASAPLGVIREYLAIANRVRRGGMSRHEMAELESRSCARLWETPEHRTAVEAFLKKSTGTKKSP; encoded by the coding sequence ATGGAAACCATTCAGCTGGATCGCCATCGCGGCATCGGACATATCCGCTTTCACCGGCCGGAGGTGAGAAATGCGGTCAATCTCCGGATGATGGATGAATTGGAGGAAGTGCTCCGGGAGTGGCGGGAGGATGACGCGATCAAAGCCGTCATGTTGACGGGGGATCGTCATGCCTTTGTTTCCGGGGGGGATCTGAGCGAATTTCACCGGTTGACCCGGGAAGAGGAGATTTATCCGGTGATGGCCCGGATGGGACGTCTTCTCCTGGAACTTCAGGATTTGGGGAAACCGACCATCGCCGCCGTCGAGGGTACCGCCGTGGGGGGCGGGTGTGAAATCGCCGTCAGCTGCGATTTTCGCCTGGCTTCGGATCGGGCCCGCTTCGGTTTTATTCAGGTTCGACTGGGCATCACGTCGGGATGGGGCGGAGGGACCCGCTTGCTGTCGCTGCTGAAACGGAGCGATGCCCTTTACCTGCTGTTGACCGGTGAGGTGATCGACAGCGAGACTGCGCTTCGCATCGGTCTGGTCGATCGGGTCTTTCCGAACGGGGAGGAGTTTGCAGGGGCCGCCTGGGATTTCGCCGAACGGGTTGCATCGGCTCCCCTCGGCGTCATTCGGGAATATCTCGCCATCGCCAATCGGGTTCGACGAGGAGGGATGTCGCGGCACGAGATGGCCGAACTGGAAAGCCGGTCCTGCGCCCGGCTGTGGGAGACGCCGGAGCATCGCACCGCCGTGGAGGCATTTCTGAAAAAAAGCACCGGGACAAAAAAATCCCCTTGA
- a CDS encoding DUF2626 family protein yields the protein MDRMFRVLGFWTFVIALMFLAGQLYTPALLFFVQTALFVILGYMGFTERTYMYLFWGYMIVSFLGIVSYSFFMMPQG from the coding sequence ATGGACCGCATGTTTCGCGTCCTCGGCTTTTGGACCTTTGTTATCGCTTTGATGTTTCTCGCGGGACAGTTGTACACCCCCGCCCTGCTGTTCTTCGTGCAGACGGCGCTCTTCGTCATTCTCGGCTACATGGGCTTCACGGAACGTACTTATATGTACCTGTTTTGGGGCTACATGATCGTCTCCTTCCTAGGGATCGTCTCCTATTCCTTCTTTATGATGCCCCAGGGATGA
- a CDS encoding class I SAM-dependent methyltransferase, whose product MSEELVRIISDEIASSPDRAIPFRRYMELCLYHPRWGYYRREGTKIGKEGDFYTSSHVGDLFGRVMSDVLEEMRRFFLPHPHWMLVEVGAGDGRLMEQMIKGLKEKGIGRDELMCCLVETSPYHRRLQERRLEGAPYPLRWADRLSDLPGGMPAVVVSNELLDAFPVHRIERRKGALREIYVTRRDGRFFETDGPLSTGALEDYVHRFGLRLEEGQQAEVNLDARDWMRELGQWLEKGFVITVDYGGETAEVAGPGRPRGTLRCFSRHRVHGNPYRAPGEEDLTSDVNFEALRAWGEEAGLKPLLYTTQGDWLVRSGILDYLEDHQNPDPFSEVARRNRAVRQLILPGGMGDVFKVLIQWKGEGHPTLRGMNKNEAG is encoded by the coding sequence GTGTCGGAGGAACTGGTACGGATCATATCCGACGAAATCGCATCATCTCCGGACCGGGCCATCCCCTTTCGCCGGTATATGGAACTCTGCCTGTACCACCCCCGATGGGGGTATTATCGTCGGGAAGGGACCAAGATCGGCAAGGAAGGGGATTTTTACACCAGTTCCCATGTGGGAGATCTCTTCGGCCGCGTGATGAGCGACGTCCTCGAAGAGATGCGCCGTTTTTTTTTGCCGCATCCGCACTGGATGCTGGTGGAAGTGGGAGCGGGGGACGGACGGCTGATGGAGCAGATGATAAAGGGACTGAAGGAGAAAGGAATCGGCCGGGACGAATTGATGTGTTGTCTGGTGGAAACGAGTCCCTATCACCGCCGTTTGCAGGAGCGCCGCCTGGAGGGTGCTCCCTATCCCCTCCGTTGGGCGGACCGGCTTTCCGACCTTCCGGGAGGGATGCCCGCGGTGGTTGTCAGCAATGAACTGCTGGACGCTTTTCCCGTGCACCGGATCGAGCGAAGGAAAGGAGCCCTTCGGGAGATCTACGTCACGAGGCGCGACGGCAGGTTTTTCGAAACGGACGGCCCCTTGTCCACCGGCGCCCTGGAGGATTATGTACACCGCTTCGGCCTCCGGCTGGAGGAAGGGCAGCAAGCCGAGGTGAACCTGGATGCCCGGGATTGGATGCGGGAGCTGGGGCAGTGGCTGGAAAAGGGGTTTGTCATCACCGTCGATTACGGCGGTGAGACGGCAGAAGTGGCCGGTCCCGGCCGACCTCGGGGGACCCTGCGCTGTTTTTCCAGGCATCGGGTGCACGGGAACCCCTATCGGGCTCCCGGCGAGGAGGATCTCACCAGCGACGTCAATTTTGAAGCGCTCCGGGCCTGGGGTGAAGAGGCGGGGCTGAAACCTCTCCTGTACACCACCCAGGGGGATTGGCTGGTCCGCTCCGGCATACTGGATTACCTGGAGGATCACCAAAATCCCGATCCTTTCAGCGAAGTTGCCCGGCGGAACCGGGCCGTTCGACAGCTGATTCTGCCCGGCGGAATGGGGGATGTCTTCAAGGTGCTCATCCAGTGGAAGGGGGAGGGGCATCCTACCTTGAGGGGAATGAACAAAAATGAGGCCGGATGA